The Nitrospira sp. KM1 genome includes a window with the following:
- a CDS encoding nodulation protein NfeD has protein sequence MFHSCTRLRRPFLLPIVLIVAIFTGLLAGPLPVRAEPLVLVATYDGVINPVSAEYIHDAIAAAQEGGVQALIIRLNTPGGLDTSMRLIIKDITGATVPVVVYVAPSSGRAASAGVFITMAAHVAAMSPGTNIGAAHPVAMGGGDMDKTMKEKVENDSVAYLKSIAEQRKRNVAWAEDAVRKSVSVTEREAMKLKIIDLVAEDMPALLKQLDGRTIALSSGPIVLHTAGAATREFAMGPRLEFLKTLSDPNIAYLLMTVGTIGLMAELYNPGAILPGVVGAISLILAFYAFQSLPVNYAGVLLFLLGIVFFILEATVTSFGLLAIGGVVSMILGSVMLIKTDAEFLQISWSVIVPMVALAAGVSLLLVGMGMKAMRQPAMTGREGMVGSVGVVKTALIPRGQLAVHGELWEAISEQPLQPGDEAEVTGVEGLRLHVKPLSQKKVV, from the coding sequence ATGTTCCACTCCTGCACCCGTCTCCGACGCCCGTTTCTCCTTCCGATTGTCTTGATTGTTGCGATTTTTACCGGGTTGCTGGCCGGGCCGCTTCCGGTGCGTGCCGAGCCGCTCGTCTTGGTGGCGACCTATGACGGCGTCATCAATCCGGTCTCCGCGGAGTACATTCACGATGCCATAGCGGCTGCGCAGGAGGGTGGAGTTCAAGCCCTGATCATCCGTCTCAATACGCCCGGCGGCCTCGACACGTCTATGCGGCTCATCATCAAAGACATCACGGGGGCCACGGTTCCCGTGGTCGTCTACGTGGCGCCGTCGAGCGGACGTGCCGCGTCCGCCGGCGTATTCATCACGATGGCGGCGCACGTGGCGGCGATGTCACCCGGCACGAATATCGGCGCCGCCCACCCCGTCGCCATGGGAGGGGGCGACATGGACAAAACGATGAAGGAGAAAGTCGAGAACGACTCGGTCGCCTACCTCAAATCCATCGCAGAGCAACGGAAGCGCAATGTCGCCTGGGCTGAAGATGCCGTCCGGAAAAGTGTGTCCGTCACCGAGCGGGAAGCCATGAAGCTGAAGATCATTGATCTGGTTGCCGAAGACATGCCGGCGTTGCTGAAACAACTCGACGGCCGCACCATTGCGCTCTCGTCGGGTCCGATCGTGTTGCACACCGCGGGAGCCGCCACCAGAGAGTTCGCCATGGGTCCGCGGCTCGAATTTCTCAAGACGCTCAGCGATCCGAACATCGCCTATCTGCTGATGACGGTCGGGACGATCGGCCTGATGGCCGAATTATACAACCCCGGGGCGATTCTTCCGGGAGTCGTTGGCGCGATCAGTCTGATCCTCGCGTTTTACGCGTTCCAGTCATTGCCCGTGAACTATGCCGGTGTGCTGCTGTTTCTCCTGGGCATCGTCTTTTTTATTTTGGAAGCCACCGTCACGAGCTTCGGTTTGCTGGCCATCGGCGGGGTCGTCTCGATGATCCTCGGATCGGTGATGCTGATCAAAACCGACGCCGAGTTCCTGCAGATTTCCTGGTCGGTCATCGTGCCCATGGTGGCGCTCGCCGCAGGCGTATCGCTCCTGCTCGTGGGAATGGGAATGAAGGCGATGCGGCAACCCGCGATGACCGGACGTGAAGGAATGGTCGGTTCGGTGGGGGTCGTTAAAACGGCATTGATCCCACGCGGACAACTTGCCGTACATGGCGAACTGTGGGAGGCTATCAGCGAGCAACCCCTTCAACCGGGCGACGAAGCTGAAGTGACGGGTGTGGAGGGATTGCGGTTGCACGTGAAACCTCTCTCTCAGAAGAAAGTCGTGTGA